A window from Pichia kudriavzevii chromosome 5, complete sequence encodes these proteins:
- a CDS encoding uncharacterized protein (PKUD0E02160; similar to Saccharomyces cerevisiae YDR337W (MRPS28); ancestral locus Anc_5.389) translates to MFASNIRSAVGTSLTAARAVSSVQVRSLATVQRVLSKSEKKLRKTEKKKKNIAFKNSVEAKKEKVDPVLGKPNNMFIQRLKSEIEEPNVLIHGYEFNDVDKLLYGAKQYRLEQLKQLNSTEDILQATEKEEQMKRDILFRILTLRNADNEEKQKKLRQLAVSEFQRFEGDTGSSEVQAAVMTVEIYNLMDHIKKNPQDLLHIRKVRMLTQKRQRILRYLKRDNAQKYFWTIEKLGLTDENVHMEFNMDKRYMDEFEIWPGRQMVKLNKRENEEIKKKRRLEKQAIRKALNSHAASNDGVSA, encoded by the coding sequence ATGTTTGCGAGTAATATAAGAAGTGCTGTTGGCACGTCGTTGACAGCAGCTAGAGCTGTTTCTTCAGTGCAGGTCAGATCACTAGCTACTGTTCAGAGAGTGCTATCCAAATCTGAGAAGAAACTCAGGAAGAccgaaaagaagaagaaaaatattgcCTTCAAGAACTCCGTTGAGGCTaaaaaggagaaagttGATCCTGTTTTGggaaaaccaaacaatATGTTTATACAAAGATTGAAATCTGAAATCGAAGAGCCAAATGTTTTGATCCACGGATACGAATTCAATGATGTGGATAAGTTATTGTACGGTGCCAAACAATACAGACTCGAGCAGCTGAAGCAGCTGAACAGTACCGAAGATATCCTACAGGCGACCGAGAAGGAGGAACAAATGAAGAGGGATATCTTATTTAGGATTCTTACACTCAGAAACGCAGATAATGaggaaaagcaaaagaagcTGAGACAATTGGCAGTTAgtgaatttcaaagatttgaaggCGACACTGGATCCTCCGAAGTCCAGGCTGCAGTTATGACGGTTGAAATCTACAATTTGATGGACCACATCAAGAAGAATCCACAAGATTTATTGCACATTAGAAAGGTTAGAATGCTGACTCAAAAGAGACAGAGAATCCTTAGATATCTAAAGAGGGATAACGCGCAAAAGTATTTCTGgactattgaaaaattgggaTTGACAGATGAAAATGTTCATATGGAATTCAATATGGATAAGAGGTACATGGATGAGTTTGAAATCTGGCCAGGAAGACAAATGGTTAAATTgaacaagagagaaaatgaagaaatcaagaagaagagaagattAGAGAAACAAGCTATTAGGAAAGCTCTAAACTCACATGCTGCTTCTAATGACGGTGTTTCCGCATGA
- a CDS encoding uncharacterized protein (PKUD0E02170; similar to Saccharomyces cerevisiae YDR061W; ancestral locus Anc_8.176), translating to MTKGLPLVKLLEAWFLRNTPVAAIGKQPMPVFSSPVSFILNPKQRLAIVGDTSKTDFLSVLANKYVAEPPHSRSYPASLKDPKFKTELLRFVNNGSWGHGASNSSGGFTHLSSRYEFFKDLEVDEIVENFIADRSYNSNIEYSKEKISKLIHNLNLVGLQGQFITTLSNGQFRRARIAKELYREPAILCIDDPFLGLDPFATNTVNDVLKKTSFDKNNKTTIVLGFRVQDEVPKWVEHVVIVNQTGIVKQGTRDELLYDLERLQDDFHRKHNQLENKLRANFGQQRKPSNREVLQGNKSNSPIIEMKNTNISYKGKPIIKDLNWTVREGEKWHIRGRNGSGKTTLLSLITLDHPQSWNRTIKVFGVERAPGKVNYFDTNKYIGFTSPELHAIYPKDHTVFETISTGFVVGSYIRPRDNLTAEQVTKINHYLTLLDISQLKDEIFGDIPVSKQKLVLLVRAIINDPRIVILDEALSAMVDEDVIKGKILIDNLDATCLVIGHVEEEVPKCNKYILLNDAKRGHYEIGNV from the coding sequence ATGACCAAGGGGCTACCGCTAGTCAAACTTTTGGAGGCTTGGTTCCTTAGAAACACACCAGTAGCAGCCATTGGGAAACAACCAATGCCAGTTTTCTCTTCTCCGGTATCATTTATACTAAATCCGAAGCAGAGACTTGCCATTGTTGGTGACACCTCCAAGACCGACTTCCTGTCCGTATTAGCAAACAAATATGTGGCCGAGCCTCCCCATTCTAGAAGCTATCCAGCGTCTTTGAAGGATCCGAAATTCAAGACAGAACTACTAAGGTTTGTTAACAACGGATCATGGGGTCATGGTGCCTCAAACTCGTCGGGTGGGTTCACACATTTATCATCAAGAtatgagtttttcaaagacttggaggttgatgaaattgttgagaaTTTCATTGCAGATAGATCGTATAATTCGAATATTGAATACAGCAAGGAGAAGATAAGTAAACTAATCCATAATTTAAACTTAGTTGGGTTACAGGGACAATTCATCACCACTCTAAGTAACGGGCAGTTTCGGCGTGCAAGAATTGCCAAGGAACTATATAGGGAGCCTGCTATCCTATGTATCGACGATCCATTTTTAGGGCTAGATCCTTTTGCCACTAATACAGTTAACGATGTgctaaagaaaacatctttcgataaaaacaacaagaCTACTATTGTCCTAGGATTCAGGGTTCAAGACGAAGTTCCGAAGTGGGTTGAACATGTTGTGATTGTAAACCAAACAGGTATTGTTAAACAAGGTACAAGAGATGAGTTGTTATATGATCTGGAGAGGTTGCAAGATGATTTCCATAGAAAACACAACCAGCTAGAAAATAAGTTGAGGGCGAACTTTGGACAGCAACGTAAACCTTCAAATAGAGAGGTACTTCAAGGAAATAAATCTAATTCTCCAATTATTGAGATGAAAAACACCAATATATCATACAAGGGTAAACCAATTATTAAGGACCTCAATTGGACTGTTAGAGAAGGCGAAAAGTGGCATATTAGAGGGCGTAATGGATCGGGTAAAACGACATTGCTCTCTTTGATTACATTAGATCATCCCCAGTCATGGAATAGAACAATAAAAGTTTTTGGAGTTGAACGGGCTCCTGGCAAAGTGAACTATTTTGACACGAACAAATATATTGGATTTACGTCTCCAGAGTTACACGCCATTTATCCGAAGGATCATACTGTCTTTGAGACCATTTCCACGGGATTCGTAGTTGGCTCTTATATCAGGCCACGTGACAACCTAACCGCTGAACAAGTCACCAAAATTAATCACTATTTGACGCTGCTAGACATATCCCAATTGAAAGATGAGATCTTTGGTGATATCCCTGTCAGCAAGCAAAAATTGGTACTTTTGGTAAGAGCGATTATAAATGACCCTAGAATAGTTATCCTAGATGAAGCTCTAAGTGCCATGGTTGATGAAGACGTCATCAAAGGTAAGATACTAATCGATAACTTAGATGCCACATGTTTGGTGATTGGGCATgttgaggaagaagttCCAAAGTGCAATAAGTATATCCTCCTTAATGATGCTAAACGGGGGCATTATGAAATTGGTAATGTATGA
- a CDS encoding uncharacterized protein (PKUD0E02180; similar to Saccharomyces cerevisiae YDR062W (LCB2); ancestral locus Anc_8.177), producing the protein MPEVYDISELSTRVPDPPVSHLTIAEKAEMEFGALTNEKYLVSSQYDPNRGLKGQILDEPPYYVVITTYLSYLFLIIVGHIKDFFGMKFTPKYYKALIGKNGYPPWYSSFESFYPRRLKKRLDDCFARPIHGVPGRYVHCFNRVTPDYNDTFYYDGTSKPCLNLSSYNYLGFAQSVGICTDDSIEAVKKYGVSSCGPRNIIGNTDLHTKTEQILAQFLGKEDSVIFSMGWGTNAHLFTSLVNSKCLVISDTLNHASIRFGVRLSGAAVKVCPHNDMEALEKILKESISQGQSKSHRPWKKILVCVEGLYSMEGTYCNLPELVRLRDKYKFYLFVDEAHSIGAVGKRGRGICEYYGIDPNKIDLLMGTLTKSFGAAGGYVSGDKKIIDRLRLDITAQTYSETIPPAVLQQISTSLRIIAGELNGNEGQLRLQRITFNSRYLRLGLKRLGFIVYGADDSPVVPLLLYNPAKMPAFSRMMLDRGIAVVIVGYPATDVISSRIRFCMSAALTKEDIDDILAACADIGDKLNLKFSSGIAGGEKHPGDYKKGIRPRWTIQEVLATTADDCLVEMY; encoded by the coding sequence ATGCCGGAGGTGTATGATATATCTGAACTATCCACAAGGGTTCCAGACCCTCCAGTTAGTCATTTGACAATAGCCGAAAAGGCAGAGATGGAATTTGGAGCTTTAACCAATGAGAAATACCTTGTAAGTTCACAATATGATCCAAATCGAGGTTTAAAAGGTCAAATCTTGGATGAACCTCCATATTACGTTGTCATCACAACCTACTTGAGTTATCTTTTTCTTATCATTGTTGGTCatatcaaagattttttcGGTATGAAGTTTACTCCCAAATACTACAAAGCTCTGATTGGTAAGAATGGATACCCACCTTGGTACTCCTCCTTTGAATCCTTTTATCCAAgaagattgaaaaagagaTTAGACGACTGTTTTGCCAGACCTATTCACGGTGTTCCAGGTAGATATGTTCATTGTTTCAACCGTGTAACACCAGACTATAATGATACCTTTTATTATGACGGTACTTCCAAGCCTTGTTTAAACCTTTCATCTTACAACTATTTAGGATTTGCACAATCTGTTGGTATTTGTACTGATGACTCGATCGAAGCGGTCAAGAAGTATGGTGTCTCATCCTGTGGTCCAAGAAATATCATTGGTAATACCGATTTGCACACAAAAACAGAGCAAATTTTGGCTCAGTTCTTAGGTAAAGAAGATTCCGTTATTTTCAGTATGGGATGGGGTACGAATGCACATCTATTCACTTCATTGGTTAACTCCAAATGCTTGGTCATATCCGATACACTTAATCACGCGTCTATTAGATTTGGTGTCAGATTATCGGGTGCCGCCGTCAAAGTTTGTCCGCACAACGACATGGAGGCATTAGAAAAAATCTTAAAAGAATCCATCTCCCAAGGTCAATCAAAATCTCATAGGCCTTGGAAGAAAATTTTGGTTTGTGTGGAAGGTTTATATTCTATGGAAGGCACCTACTGTAACTTACCGGAATTGGTTAGATTAAGGGACAAGTATAAGTTTTACTTGTTTGTCGATGAAGCTCATTCCATCGGTGCAGTTGGTAAAAGGGGAAGAGGTATTTGTGAGTACTACGGGATTGATCCAAATAAGATTGACTTATTGATGGGCACATTAACAAAATCTTTTGGTGCAGCAGGTGGTTATGTCTCCGGTGATAAAAAGATAATTGATAGACTAAGGTTGGATATAACGGCTCAAACTTATAGTGAAACAATCCCACCAGCTGTGCTACAGCAGATATCGACATCTTTGAGGATTATAGCAGGTGAACTTAATGGCAACGAAGGCCAGTTAAGGTTGCAAAGAATCACCTTTAATTCCAGGTATCTAAGATTGGGATTGAAAAGACTGGGTTTTATTGTCTATGGTGCTGATGACTCTCCTGTTGTTCCATTATTGCTATATAATCCTGCCAAGATGCCTGCATTTAGTAGAATGATGTTGGATAGAGGTATTGCTGTGGTTATTGTCGGTTATCCGGCGACCGATGTGATCTCTTCAAGAATTAGGTTTTGTATGTCTGCCGCTCTAACAAAggaagatattgatgacATTCTTGCAGCATGTGCAGACATTGGGGATAAattgaacttgaaattttcatctGGTATTGCAGGTGGAGAAAAACATCCTGGTGATTATAAGAAGGGAATCAGGCCAAGATGGACTATTCAGGAGGTCTTAGCCACAACAGCAGATGATTGTCTTGTTGAAATGTACTAA
- a CDS encoding uncharacterized protein (PKUD0E02190; similar to Saccharomyces cerevisiae YGR049W (SCM4) and YLR356W (ATG33); ancestral locus Anc_4.191), with the protein MGKCLTIVKLIGIGSLGLSSAAFLVSNYKLVPDVLKVSSSSVETLKNKASKLITVLRLQFWSLGSLSTFLFYQAFSHSPSYGKHPYLIYSALAFPIALAYNYYFTFSDEQKLIADAEEKIIYKTETKLVKEAVQQEEENSPLDNSVYNDLGSKSPKFEEKEVSVQVPHVSKVELSETTYKDILKSLSNSYNVTSAILGAGFLLASVGYFGDNLK; encoded by the coding sequence ATGGGTAAGTGTCTAACTATTGTCAAGCTAATTGGTATCGGCTCTTTGGGTTTATCCAGTGCAGCATTTCTTGTCTCCAATTACAAATTGGTTCCAGATGTCTTGAAGGTATCATCCTCTTCCGTGGAGACTCTAAAGAACAAAGCATCAAAGCTTATTACGGTTTTACGTTTGCAGTTTTGGTCTCTTGGCTCTCTGTCAACCTTTTTATTCTACCAAGCTTTTTCTCACTCTCCTAGTTATGGTAAACACCCATACTTGATTTACTCTGCATTGGCTTTCCCAATTGCATTAGCTTATAACTACTACTTCACATTTAGTGACGAGCAGAAATTGATTGCCGATGCAGAGGAGAAGATCATCTATAAAACTGAGACCAAATTAGTCAAGGAGGCTGTGCAGCAAGAGGAGGAGAACTCCCCATTAGACAATTCTGTTTATAACGATCTGGGTTCTAAATCtccaaaatttgaagaaaaggaagtTTCGGTGCAGGTTCCACATGTCTCCAAGGTTGAATTAAGTGAAACCACATATAAGGACATCTTGAAATCTCTTTCAAACTCTTACAATGTCACCAGTGCTATTCTCGGTGCAGGGTTTCTTCTTGCCTCAGTTGGTTACTTTGGCGATAATTTGAAATAA
- a CDS encoding uncharacterized protein (PKUD0E02210; Pfam Domains: Asp(3.6e-71)): MLPLYILWTVLAATVTATPVQSTGYWALNTRKVRNSVHHKGLAKRDASLSLSLVDEDTFYMADIEIGSGNSKVGVLVDTGSSDLWVVASNNTYCKPNTAGSLSKGRQLLHIKDQFVHKIQHKSTNQIDCSEYGTFDPSKSSSFTSNFTDFSITYDDDTFARGTWGQDTVNIGSIEIRNMNLAVCDDTDNEQGVLGIGLAGLEVTAAGSSSNYEYENLPLKLVNDGIINRAAYSVYLDDSSNSEILFGAIDHSKYQGDLVKLPIVNALYQSGVGKPVQLAVTLNELSYMKNEEKASIGSGAAAALLDTGTTLSYFPDSVVNSLVQLFGMKYSTSLSYYITECSIGNDASLNFNFQGLQLDVPLSSFLINLYTQDNQVSDKCAFGILSSSNENYMTLGQSFLSHVYMVADLQGLEIALAKGNNGNSKNLDLIINEIPSAKQPANQSTYGSKFSTFNVIATPSISTVSSSSTLSSDSATSSSSLSSTASYTVSSSSTTSLSSTTSSSSNTSLSSTTSSSSNTSLSSTTSSSSTASSSSTASSSSTTSSSSTISSSSTTSSTIAKTSSATSSTADTSYSASTTSSESNPSSSFPATSVHRTSVHSTNRTSSQTVNHSSPSQTSLSTSYSSTLSAPPSSSATESSTGSPSPSVSSISSTSHNGGSKLTAHSLGGLALLICALM, from the coding sequence ATGCTTCCCCTATATATTCTATGGACGGTATTAGCTGCCACTGTCACGGCTACGCCTGTTCAATCAACTGGCTATTGGGCTCTAAATACGAGGAAAGTGAGAAATTCAGTGCACCATAAAGGTTTGGCCAAAAGAGATGCATCACTATCACTGTCTCTAGTCGACGAGGACACGTTCTATATGGCAGATATCGAAATAGGTTCAGGTAACTCAAAGGTCGGTGTGTTAGTAGACACTGGGTCCTCAGATTTATGGGTGGTTGCATCCAATAACACATATTGTAAACCAAATACTGCAGgttctctttcaaaaggTCGCCAATTGCTCCATATCAAAGACCAATTTGTTCATAAGATACAGCACAAGTCGACAAATCAGATCGACTGTTCAGAGTATGGAACTTTCGACCCCTCAAAATCAAGTTCCTTTACCTCGAATTTCACTGATTTTAGTATCActtatgatgatgatactTTTGCACGGGGGACCTGGGGCCAAGACACTGTCAACATTGGGTCAATTGAAATCAGGAATATGAACTTAGCTGTCTGTGATGACACTGATAACGAGCAGGGCGTTTTGGGGATTGGTCTTGCCGGTCTTGAGGTTACAGCGGCGGGAAGCTCATCAAACTATGAATACGAGAATCTTCCCCTGAAGTTAGTCAACGATGGCATTATTAACAGAGCTGCATATTCAGTTTATCTTGACGACTCTTCAAACTCAGAGATACTGTTCGGTGCTATAGACCATTCGAAGTACCAAGGTGATTTGGTCAAACTACCGATAGTTAACGCGTTATACCAAAGTGGTGTTGGCAAGCCTGTCCAACTAGCTGTCACACTCAATGAGTTATCTTACATGAAAAACGAGGAGAAGGCCTCCATTGGAAGTGGAGCAGCAGCTGCACTGTTAGATACTGGTACAACTCTATCATATTTTCCTGATAGTGTTGTCAATTCGTTGGTTCAGTTGTTTGGAATGAAATACTCAACATCGTTGTCCTACTACATCACGGAGTGTTCAATCGGTAATGATGCAAGTttaaatttcaattttcaagGGTTGCAGTTGGATGTTCCTTTGTCGTCATTCCTTATTAATTTATATACCCAAGACAACCAAGTTTCTGATAAATGTGCATTTGGTATTTTATCTTCAAGTAATGAAAATTACATGACCTTAGGCCAATCTTTTTTAAGTCATGTCTACATGGTTGCTGATTTACAAGGTCTTGAAATCGCATTGGCGAAGGGGAACAACGGCAACAGTAAAAACTTGGATCTTATTATCAACGAAATTCCAAGTGCCAAGCAACCAGCAAATCAAAGCACATACGGTTCAAAGTTTAGCACCTTCAATGTTATTGCAACCCCTTCAATCTCAACGGTTTCATCTAGTTCCACTTTGTCGTCTGATTCGGCTACATCATCTTCGAGCCTTTCCTCTACTGCTAGTTATACTGTCAGCTCTTCCTCTACCACCAGTCTATCATCGACAACTAGTTCTTCCTCTAATACCAGTTTATCATCGACAACTAGTTCTTCCTCTAATACCAGTTTATCATCGACAACTAGTTCTTCCTCTACTGCGAGCTCTTCCTCTACTGCGAGCTCTTCCTCTACTACCAGCTCTTCCTCTACTATCAGCTCTTCCTCTACTACCAGCTCCACAATTGCCAAAACCTCTTCTGCCACTTCCTCTACAGCAGACACCAGCTATTCTGCATCGACAACTTCCAGTGAATCCAATCCTTCTTCCAGTTTCCCAGCTACATCTGTTCACAGAACATCCGTTCATTCGACAAATAGAACGTCTTCACAAACAGTCAACCATTCAAGCCCGTCTCAAACGTCCTTGTCCACCTCTTATTCATCCACCTTATCTGCCCCACCTTCTTCGTCTGCTACTGAAAGCTCTACCGGTTCCCCAAGCCCTTCTGTGTCCAGCATCTCCTCGACTTCGCATAACGGTGGCTCCAAACTGACTGCGCATTCTCTTGGTGGCTTGGCTTTACTTATCTGTGCATTAATGTAA
- a CDS encoding uncharacterized protein (PKUD0E02220; Pfam Domains: Asp(4.4e-44)), giving the protein MASLTPLFIALQLIKLVYASSNYFMLPLHQISGAYFAKLDIGTPPTEFRVAVDTGSSDLWIHSQNDPACSLNIAGFSNCTFGVFNSSNSSTYTNLNQSFTALYQDTTFANGVYSTDDIGANGLPLGTFQFALVNDSSTPMGILGVSLPQLEASALNKGRHQYNNFPLQLYENGIISYPAYSVYLNGNKGSNVLFGGIDHHKYKGQLVKMPLIKGIQPEIKTLSVELNSLSITVGDSLSISPNSSTFLFQGSIPAIIDTGTTIATLPLSLYKQLALALGLQYDAVYDGYIGSCSSLEEKNIHFSFSGVLLSAPALNFVANLTENTCIYVASPSIVPQLVLGQAFLENVYLVVDLQAKSLAMAQSNLHSDISDIQVLENGILSIPIVSDLVSIRNTSSIPTPQHTSTSTTKPSTHLQTLVHKHSVANGAPNIFSIGSHWWLVAYIALY; this is encoded by the coding sequence ATGGCCTCTCTAACTCCTCTATTTATTGCCCTGCAGTTGATAAAGTTGGTTTACGCATCCAGTAACTACTTTATGCTACCGTTGCACCAAATCAGTGGTGCTTATTTTGCTAAGTTGGATATAGGCACTCCTCCAACAGAGTTCCGTGTGGCAGTGGACACCGGCTCTTCGGATCTGTGGATACATTCACAAAACGATCCAGCTTGCTCTCTCAATATCGCCGGCTTTTCAAACTGCACATTTGGCGTCTTCAACAGCTCCAACTCGTCCACTTATACAAACCTGAACCAGAGTTTTACAGCCTTATACCAAGACACAACCTTTGCCAATGGTGTATATTCCACAGATGACATTGGGGCTAATGGCCTCCCTCTTGGCACTTTCCAGTTTGCACTAGTTAATGACTCTTCGACCCCAATGGGCATCCTGGGAGTGTCCCTGCCCCAATTAGAAGCTTCAGCTTTAAACAAAGGCAGACACCAATATAATAATTTCCCCCTCCAACTCTATGAAAACGGTATCATTAGTTACCCAGCTTACTCGGTCTACCTTAATGGTAACAAGGGCTCAAATGTTTTATTTGGCGGAATTGACCATCACAAATATAAAGGCCAGTTGGTGAAGATGCCGCTCATCAAAGGTATACAACCGGAAATCAAAACCCTCTCTGTGGAACTGAACTCATTATCAATCACCGTCGGCGATTCCTTGTCGATTTCCCCCAACTCGTCCACGTTTCTTTTCCAAGGCTCCATCCCTGCAATCATCGACACTGGTACAACTATTGCAACACTCCCCCTTTCGCTTTATAAACAACTCGCTCTGGCTTTGGGTCTACAATATGATGCCGTCTATGATGGGTACATTGGTTCATGCTCCTCATTGGAGGAGAAGAATATCCACTTTAGTTTTTCCGGGGTCCTATTGTCTGCACCGGCCCTGAATTTTGTTGCGAATCTTACTGAGAACACTTGCATCTATGTAGCATCACCATCAATAGTCCCACAGCTGGTTCTTGGCCAGGCTTTCCTGGAAAACGTGTACCTCGTGGTCGATTTACAAGCAAAATCATTGGCAATGGCACAATCCAACTTGCACTCGGACATCTCAGATATCCAGGTGCTAGAAAATGGAATATTGTCAATCCCCATAGTTTCAGACTTAGTCTCTATTAGAAACACTTCCTCTATTCCAACTCCGCAACATACAAGCACCTCGACTACCAAACCCTCAACTCACCTACAAACTCTTGTTCACAAACACAGCGTAGCCAATGGCGCTCCAAATATCTTCTCCATCGGTAGCCATTGGTGGTTAGTAGCATACATTGCTTTGTATTAA
- a CDS encoding uncharacterized protein (PKUD0E02230; similar to Saccharomyces cerevisiae YDR255C (RMD5); ancestral locus Anc_8.495), with translation MYRQVDALRRSIDELAEAHVADAFLDNSEMLVRRLEGIHRRLSFGEEVTVKEMDEIIDSYVVDTTESEKKAMRMFKHVQGRLEKPGVDLDLVCSSSTADKALLSGDTKRMVRAIAMEMLYIGEDRAALALAPECYHVANWFAQLQQRQQVATQTYGEGHARLLSGGHRGFYLVSHGLKTHPPLGRALLAGEIALGALVAHGRNGRHPKGDGLALLYAVPSDELPVVEHPLLVCPVQRVETTSTVGERPYVLVCGHFIGEQALKRLVEGAYSGEIKCPYCPSRGAYSEARPVCILP, from the coding sequence ATGTACCGACAAGTTGACGCTTTAAGGAGAAGCATCGACGAGTTAGCCGAGGCCCATGTTGCAGATGCGTTTCTAGACAATTCGGAGATGCTTGTGAGGCGGCTCGAAGGAATACATAGGCGGCTCAGCtttggagaagaagttaCAGTTAAAGAAATGGATGAAATCATTGACAGTTATGTTGTGGACACCACAGAGTCAGAGAAGAAGGCCATGAGGATGTTCAAGCACGTCCAGGGGCGTCTTGAGAAACCGGGGGTTGATCTCGACCTTGTATGTAGTTCGAGTACAGCAGACAAGGCCTTGTTGTCCGGGGACACCAAGCGTATGGTCCGTGCAATAGCTATGGAGATGTTGTACATTGGAGAAGATAGAGCCGCTCTTGCCCTAGCGCCCGAATGTTATCATGTAGCCAACTGGTTTGCACAGCTACAGCAACGCCAACAAGTGGCAACACAAACATATGGTGAAGGACATGCCCGTCTACTAAGTGGGGGTCATCGTGGCTTTTACCTTGTGTCGCATGGTCTTAAAACTCATCCACCTCTAGGGAGGGCACTTCTAGCGGGTGAAATTGCCCTTGGCGCCCTTGTTGCCCATGGGAGAAATGGACGACACCCCAAGGGTGACGGCCTGGCCCTTCTATATGCGGTGCCCAGTGACGAGCTGCCGGTTGTGGAGCACCCATTGCTGGTATGTCCTGTTCAACGGGTAGAGACAACGTCTACAGTGGGGGAACGACCGTATGTTTTAGTATGTGGACATTTCATTGGAGAACAAGCTCTAAAACGACTAGTTGAGGGAGCATATTCAggagaaatcaaatgtCCCTATTGTCCTAGTAGGGGCGCATACTCAGAGGCTCGTCCTGTTTGTATTCTTCCCTAG
- a CDS encoding uncharacterized protein (PKUD0E02240; similar to Saccharomyces cerevisiae YLR221C (RSA3); ancestral locus Anc_8.436), producing MSPLTVPKNNRRTRKKRRTQVSSSDSSSSSSSSSSSSESESESKSNLNSNSRPNNHPNSNSNLSGEHSYNAPLSQASTETNIDSLQLHVPSSTRATPAAENLSTPRDVHVTRLRVAQLAKLDNDSSRGTPHRGTAVDSDEWLTAMLAEYGDDIDTLRTTAKDFSTESVAIIAQLLRESQNVFEEV from the coding sequence ATGTCTCCATTAACAGTGCCCAAGAACAACAGAAGAACCaggaaaaagagaagaacGCAAGTGTCTTCATCTGattcctcctcttcctcctcttcctcctcctcttcttcgGAGTCAGAATCGGAATCAAAGTCAAACTTAAACTCAAACTCACGTCCAAACAACCATCCGAATTCAAACTCAAACCTCTCTGGTGAACACAGCTACAATGCTCCACTAAGTCAAGCCTCCACAGAGACCAACATTGATTCCCTACAGTTACATGTTCCTTCCAGCACCCGCGCCACACCTGCCGCAGAAAATTTAAGCACGCCGCGGGACGTGCACGTGACGCGCCTGCGCGTGGCGCAGCTGGCGAAATTGGATAACGACTCTTCGAGAGGGACGCCACATCGGGGTACTGCTGTCGACTCTGACGAATGGCTCACAGCTATGTTGGCAGAATACGGGGACGACATCGACACATTGAGAACAACGGCGAAGGACTTCTCCACGGAGAGCGTGGCCATTATAGCACAGCTGCTAAGAGAGTCGCAGAatgtctttgaagaagtgTAA